A window of Verrucomicrobiia bacterium contains these coding sequences:
- a CDS encoding ATP-binding protein, which yields MRFKTLKGLASVLISPPVDPQEQSRRIGFMEENVVLPVKAILIAMVYYFLFFSGEFDGVRYLGDGDFPIESIRMVLIAYLIFNCSVAFVLVRHNRYSSRFVQWTVFVNNLMDALILAMCTMLTGGLNTYAYWVFLALIIRNSVSIPSAPWQISLNLLLIVCYVAAAIIDKTSITFDIEPQFGLTDTQMRIKGYTYQPYIIRVFLMLLVMACSYGLQILFNRQRQAEEDSREHLLRQEQLQSAGRVAAEIAHQIKNPLAIITNASYSLQKSMAAEGKKSALQQIQIIRDEVERADRIITELMGYAQLAEGKVEKLDVREELNKAIDSVFPKGTHEKIKVVRDYDSDLLALQMQQRHLSEVFVNLLTNAREAMDGEGRIKITARNAKDYTVIITFEDDGPGIPAEKIVKIFEAYFTTKEKGSGLGLAIARQNVEIYGGTLSVESEIGQGAKFILNLPARTMMRINR from the coding sequence ATGAGATTCAAGACGCTCAAAGGATTGGCCAGTGTGTTGATCAGCCCGCCGGTTGATCCGCAGGAGCAATCGCGCCGCATCGGGTTCATGGAGGAGAATGTCGTCCTCCCCGTGAAAGCCATCCTGATCGCGATGGTCTATTACTTCCTCTTTTTCTCCGGAGAATTCGATGGCGTCCGCTATCTGGGTGACGGCGATTTCCCCATCGAGAGCATCCGGATGGTCCTCATCGCCTATTTGATCTTCAATTGTAGCGTGGCTTTTGTGCTGGTGCGTCACAATCGCTACAGCTCCCGCTTTGTCCAATGGACCGTGTTCGTGAACAACCTGATGGATGCCCTCATCCTCGCCATGTGTACCATGCTCACTGGCGGTTTGAACACCTATGCCTATTGGGTTTTCCTCGCTCTCATCATCCGGAATTCTGTCAGCATACCTTCTGCCCCCTGGCAGATTAGCCTGAACCTGTTGCTCATCGTCTGCTATGTCGCCGCCGCGATCATCGATAAGACCTCCATCACGTTCGATATCGAACCGCAGTTCGGATTGACCGACACACAGATGCGCATCAAGGGCTACACCTACCAGCCCTACATCATCCGCGTTTTCCTGATGCTGCTGGTCATGGCCTGCAGCTATGGCTTGCAGATCCTGTTCAATCGCCAGCGGCAGGCAGAAGAAGATTCACGCGAACATTTGCTGCGCCAGGAACAGTTGCAATCCGCCGGACGCGTCGCCGCCGAGATCGCCCACCAGATCAAGAACCCGCTGGCCATCATCACGAACGCCTCCTATTCCCTGCAGAAAAGCATGGCCGCTGAGGGCAAAAAATCCGCCCTGCAACAGATCCAGATCATCCGCGATGAAGTGGAACGCGCCGACCGCATCATCACCGAGCTTATGGGTTACGCCCAGCTCGCCGAAGGCAAAGTCGAGAAGCTCGATGTCCGTGAGGAATTGAACAAAGCCATCGACTCCGTTTTTCCCAAAGGCACCCACGAAAAGATCAAAGTGGTCCGCGACTACGATTCCGACCTCCTCGCCTTGCAGATGCAGCAGCGCCATCTCTCCGAGGTATTCGTCAATCTCCTGACCAATGCCCGGGAGGCCATGGACGGCGAAGGCCGCATCAAGATCACCGCGCGCAACGCCAAAGATTACACCGTCATCATCACCTTTGAAGACGATGGTCCGGGCATCCCGGCCGAGAAGATCGTCAAAATATTCGAGGCCTATTTCACCACCAAGGAAAAGGGCTCCGGCCTTGGATTGGCCATCGCACGCCAAAATGTGGAGATCTATGGCGGCACACTGTCAGTGGAATCTGAGATTGGACAAGGAGCCAAGTTCATCTTAAATCTCCCGGCAAGAACCATGATGCGTATCAACCGATGA
- a CDS encoding flavoprotein, translated as MSTTKNIVLGVTGSIAAHKAVDLASLLTKAGATVDVTMTADAQRFVTPLPFKTLTRRPVVTDLYDEEEGWKPSHIRLADEAHLLLIAPATANILAKMAHGLSDDALSCIALALNPQAKILVAPAMNGKMWLHPATQANVKTLKERGVQFIGPDEGMLSCGYEGIGRLWPIDKISAKALELLGTT; from the coding sequence ATGAGCACTACGAAGAACATCGTGTTAGGCGTCACCGGCTCCATCGCCGCGCACAAGGCCGTGGACCTCGCCAGCCTCCTCACCAAGGCCGGTGCCACCGTGGACGTGACCATGACCGCCGATGCCCAGCGCTTCGTCACTCCTCTGCCCTTCAAGACGCTCACGCGCCGCCCCGTGGTCACCGATCTCTACGATGAAGAGGAAGGCTGGAAGCCCAGCCACATCCGCCTGGCCGATGAAGCCCATCTCCTCCTCATCGCTCCCGCCACTGCGAACATCCTCGCCAAGATGGCCCACGGCCTTTCCGATGACGCCCTGAGCTGCATCGCCCTCGCCCTAAATCCGCAGGCGAAGATCCTCGTCGCCCCCGCGATGAACGGGAAGATGTGGCTCCACCCCGCTACGCAGGCGAACGTGAAGACTTTGAAAGAACGCGGTGTGCAATTCATCGGTCCGGATGAAGGCATGCTCTCCTGCGGTTACGAAGGCATCGGCCGTTTGTGGCCCATCGATAAAATTTCCGCGAAAGCATTGGAACTGCTCGGCACCACCTAG
- the gmk gene encoding guanylate kinase has translation MGHNASQALLVVLSAPSGAGKTTLGDNLLLKRKDIIRVVTCTTRQPRPGEQHGVHYFFFSMEEFNRRVAAGEFLEYADVYINRYGTLKSEVLGKLRAGHDVLLTIDVQGAATVRQLAKTDPELERALVTVFLTPPSRKELEARLNGRGTETPEVLARRLQEATHELEQAPHFDYLLLSETREKDLAALEEIIHAEHRRTKRLPLPEALKATS, from the coding sequence ATGGGTCACAACGCATCACAGGCTTTATTGGTCGTCCTCTCCGCTCCTTCCGGCGCGGGCAAGACGACCTTGGGTGACAACCTCCTCCTCAAGCGCAAGGACATCATCCGCGTCGTCACCTGCACCACCCGCCAACCGCGCCCCGGTGAACAGCACGGCGTGCATTACTTCTTCTTCAGCATGGAAGAGTTCAACCGCCGCGTGGCCGCCGGTGAGTTCCTCGAATACGCCGATGTCTATATCAACCGCTACGGCACCCTGAAGAGCGAAGTCCTCGGTAAATTGCGCGCCGGTCACGATGTCCTCCTGACCATCGACGTCCAAGGTGCCGCCACCGTGCGTCAACTCGCCAAGACCGATCCCGAACTCGAACGCGCCTTGGTCACCGTCTTTCTCACGCCGCCTTCGCGCAAAGAACTCGAAGCCCGCCTCAACGGTCGCGGCACCGAAACACCCGAAGTTCTCGCCCGTCGTTTACAGGAAGCCACTCACGAACTCGAACAAGCGCCCCACTTCGACTATCTTCTCCTCAGCGAGACGCGGGAGAAGGACTTGGCGGCGCTGGAAGAGATCATCCACGCCGAGCATCGTCGCACCAAGCGCCTGCCCTTGCCCGAAGCATTGAAAGCCACGTCATGA
- a CDS encoding YicC/YloC family endoribonuclease, with the protein MKSMTGYGRGECAQNGYKFSVEASSVNRKQTDIALTLPRNLEPLEAQVRDEINRSISRGRIVVRVALHAAKDKAAGQIRLNDDLAKAYVKEFKRLAKELKLKNDEVTLDLLLRSPGVVQAAEDESDAEDYWPDLQKALQQALAEMLKMREREGKSLEKDLVARLKEIKSAVQRIAKRAPEVQVRYREQLQQRIKNAGLDLPQVEDERLIKEVVYFADRSDITEELTRLNSHFGQFEECVKAKEPVGRTLDFLSQEMNREVNTIGSKANDAEIARDVVIIKAELERFREQVQNIE; encoded by the coding sequence ATGAAATCAATGACGGGATACGGGCGCGGGGAATGCGCTCAAAACGGTTATAAATTTTCCGTGGAAGCCAGCTCGGTGAACCGCAAGCAGACGGACATCGCGCTCACCTTGCCGCGCAACTTGGAACCGCTGGAAGCGCAAGTTCGCGATGAGATCAACCGCAGCATCTCCCGCGGCCGCATCGTCGTGCGCGTGGCCCTCCATGCTGCGAAGGACAAGGCCGCTGGTCAGATCCGCCTGAACGATGATCTCGCCAAGGCGTACGTGAAGGAATTCAAACGCCTCGCCAAAGAACTCAAGCTCAAGAACGACGAAGTCACCCTGGACCTCCTCCTGCGTTCCCCCGGCGTCGTTCAAGCCGCCGAAGACGAATCCGATGCCGAAGATTACTGGCCGGACTTGCAGAAGGCCCTCCAACAAGCCCTCGCCGAGATGTTGAAGATGCGCGAGCGCGAAGGCAAATCACTCGAGAAAGACCTCGTCGCCCGCCTGAAAGAGATCAAGTCCGCCGTACAACGAATCGCCAAGCGCGCCCCGGAAGTGCAAGTGCGTTATCGCGAGCAATTGCAGCAACGCATCAAAAACGCCGGTCTCGATTTGCCACAAGTGGAAGACGAACGCCTCATCAAAGAAGTCGTCTATTTCGCCGACCGCTCCGACATCACCGAAGAACTCACCCGCTTGAACAGCCACTTCGGCCAGTTCGAGGAATGCGTGAAGGCCAAGGAACCCGTGGGCCGCACCTTGGACTTCCTCTCCCAAGAGATGAATCGCGAGGTGAACACCATCGGCTCCAAGGCGAACGACGCTGAGATCGCCCGCGACGTCGTGATCATCAAAGCGGAACTGGAACGCTTCCGCGAACAGGTGCAGAATATCGAATAG
- a CDS encoding acetylxylan esterase has translation MFALSLTLLPILAQAAESTSHNRNYDESKVAPYTLPDPLLARDGHPITTTNEWTTLRRGEILQDFRDLMYGHTPKLPVKLRSEITATRKDAVNGLATRTQITLRFFDDPAAPSIHLMLYVPNGAKKPAPVFLGLNYFGNASLEKDPTIPLSDRWMRPSADMGIVNNRATEATRGVHASRWPLELALQRGYAVTTFYYGDVEPDHLEGWRDGIRGYALKQSGRTERKPTEWGALGAWAWGLSRALDYLETNPYLDARNVAIFGHSRHGKATLWAGAQDERFALVISNNSGEGGASLARRNFGENIAYSIAHASWRYSDKFRDYIDRPQDLPFDQHTLLALIAPRPLYIASATEDALADPKGEFLSALHAEPVYKLFGRPGLGTTAWPKPDHPIGQTIRYHLRTGKHDITPYDWQQYLTFADRHLPR, from the coding sequence ATGTTTGCCCTTTCCCTCACCCTCCTCCCCATTCTCGCCCAAGCCGCCGAATCCACCTCCCACAACCGCAACTACGACGAATCCAAAGTCGCTCCCTACACCTTGCCCGATCCCTTGCTCGCCCGCGATGGCCACCCCATCACCACCACCAACGAATGGACCACCCTCCGTCGCGGCGAAATCCTCCAAGATTTCCGCGACCTCATGTACGGCCACACCCCGAAGCTCCCCGTCAAACTCCGCTCAGAAATCACCGCCACTCGCAAAGACGCCGTGAACGGCCTCGCCACCCGCACCCAGATCACCCTCCGCTTCTTCGATGACCCCGCCGCCCCGTCCATCCACCTCATGCTCTACGTGCCGAACGGAGCGAAAAAGCCCGCCCCCGTTTTCCTCGGCCTGAATTACTTCGGCAACGCCAGCCTCGAAAAAGATCCCACCATCCCCCTCTCCGACCGCTGGATGCGTCCCTCTGCCGACATGGGCATCGTGAACAACCGCGCCACCGAAGCCACCCGCGGTGTCCACGCCTCCCGCTGGCCCCTCGAACTCGCCCTGCAACGCGGCTACGCCGTCACCACCTTTTATTATGGTGATGTCGAACCCGACCACCTCGAAGGCTGGCGCGACGGCATCCGCGGTTACGCCCTCAAGCAATCAGGCCGCACCGAACGCAAGCCCACCGAATGGGGCGCTCTCGGCGCGTGGGCCTGGGGCCTCAGCCGCGCCCTCGATTACCTCGAGACAAATCCCTACCTGGACGCCCGCAACGTCGCCATCTTCGGCCATTCCCGCCACGGCAAAGCCACCCTCTGGGCCGGTGCCCAAGACGAACGCTTCGCCCTCGTCATCTCAAACAACAGTGGCGAAGGCGGCGCATCCCTGGCCCGGCGCAACTTCGGCGAAAACATCGCCTACTCCATCGCCCACGCCTCCTGGCGCTACAGCGACAAATTCCGCGACTACATCGACCGCCCGCAAGACCTCCCCTTCGATCAACACACTCTCCTCGCCCTCATCGCCCCTCGGCCCCTCTACATCGCCAGCGCCACCGAAGACGCCCTCGCCGACCCCAAAGGCGAATTCCTCAGCGCCCTCCACGCCGAACCCGTTTACAAACTGTTTGGCCGCCCCGGCCTCGGCACCACCGCGTGGCCCAAACCCGATCACCCCATCGGCCAGACCATCCGCTACCACCTCCGCACCGGCAAACACGACATCACCCCGTATGACTGGCAACAATACCTAACCTTCGCCGACCGTCACCTCCCCCGTTAA